AGGGCTGAGTcctttgctgctgttccttgcCTGGGTACCTCAGATCCTGACAAAATTCAGCAGGAATGTGATTTCCCCTGGGGTTTTGTGAGCACTGGTTTGTAATTTGTGGATTAGCAGCACTTGGATGTAATTATTGCAGGGAATCGATTGTCTGTCACTGCGGGGAGCACTCGCACCCCTTATGGAAGCTTTAATTCATTTGCTCTTCCCTGAAAACCTCATCAGCTGTGGGAGATGTTGAGGCATGTTGTGGGAACAGTGGGATCCTCAtgctctccctttccctctccccatccagCTCAGCCTCAACAACAAGCAGCTGTCACAGATGCTGAAATCCACGGCCCCggtgcaggaggaagaggaggatcCGCTGGCTTATTATGAGAAACACACGTCCCAAATCGAGGCAAGACCTCTTGGCTTCCAACAGCTCATGGCCCATGAACTCCACCCGGCTCCAGATGCCTCATCTCTGATTATTTTGTCcccccttcccatccccatgctggcagcagcattagcTCCAGGGACTGAGGGATGAGCACCCCCTGGACCGTTCCCTTCTCTCCCAGTGGGATGCAGCTGATCCAGCAGCCTCATCCTTGGCATGGATCCCCCATTCCCACTTACCCCAGCCCgggctgcctctgctcagggcGGTTTGGAAGCTTTTAAACACATGGCTGAGAATGTTTGGAtgctgtggagagggagggaggaggggaaggaggaaaagccccagcagggcaggacctGAGGGCTGTGCTTCCCCAGATCGTGCGGCTGGACCGGAGCATGGAGCAGATCATCTTCCCCGTGCCTGGCATCTGCGAGTTCCTCACCAAGGAGACCAAGTACCGGCTCTTCACCACCACGGAGCAGGACGAGCAGGGCAGCAAAGTCAGCGACTTCTTCGACCAGTCCTCCTTCCTGCACAACGAGATGGAGTGGCAGAAAAAGCTGCGCAGTAAGAGCAAGGCACAGCCAAACTGGGCCAAACTGGGCCAAACTGGGGGatgttcctgctgggaatggtgtggctgagctgcccctgctctgcagagcacccaCACCCAGCAGAGTGCAGGGAGTGAGGGctgaaatcccagctctgtgctgtcaggGCAGTTTCTCCACAGTTTGAGGTGCACCTTGCCGACATTCCCTGGGATTCCAGCTGAGGTGTTTTCCCTGGAAAGCCCTTTCACTAAGGCAGGGTCTTGTAGCTGCACATGGGAAATAAATCCTGTATCTCTGCCCCCTGCAGATCTGCTCAGGGGCTTCCAGGGTGGAAATCCTGGCTGTAAATCCCAGGAACTGATGGGATTTACACTTTGgtcacactggggacactgggatgcaGCTGAGGAGCTCTGAGGGAGCTCAGAGCCAACCATTCCAAGAATCAGACTAGATTTCCAGAGGGCTGGGAAGCCAAGGAATGTGAGCAGAGCCACTTAGAAAGTGCACTTCCAGCAGATGAGCagcaatgtttttaaaacaccTCATGAAGGGTTTGAAGGAGCTGGGAGGCTGGGTCAGTCTggggccagcagctgcagaacccACGGGGGtctggaggtgacacaggggtcCAGAGTGACACAGGGATGACACAGGGAGTTCAGGAGATCACAGGGGGTTCAggaaggacacagggatgaCACAGAGGGTCTGGGCTGAcacaggagctccaggagggcaCAGAAGATCTGGGATGATACAGGGGGTCTGGAATGACAGAGGAGCTCCAGGAATAGGGGGTCTGGAATCACACAGGATCTGGGATCAcacaggagctccaggagggcacagagggtctgggatggcacaggagctccaggagggcacagagggtCTGGGATGACACAGGGGGTTCAggaaggacacagggatgaCACAGAGGGTCTGGGATCAcacaggagctccaggagggcacagagggtCCGGGATGACACAGGAGCTCCAGGAAGGCACAGAGGGTCTGGGATGACacaggggctccaggagggcacaggggctcCAGGAGGACCCGGTTGGCACGAGGCTGGCTGAGGTTTGTGTGTTGCCTCCTCTCCCCCCAGGCATGCCGCTGATGTACTGGTTCTCCCGCAGAATGACGCTCTGGGGAAGCATTTCCTTCAACCTGGCCGTCTTCATCAACATCATCATTGCTTTCTTCTACCCCTATGTGGAAGCCACTTCCATGGGTAagtgccccagcagctgctgctcctcagggtggaaaggaaagggattttCACATGCAGGAAAACTGGCACTGCCTTCATCCTTGGGCTCCTTTGGGCTTCTACAACCCTTTCTGCTGGATAAAGAATTAATCAGGATTTCAGttgccagccctgccaccccttccttccctggaaAACCTCTCTTCCCCTGTTTGTACAATATGGGAAGCAGTGATGGGATGGATACATTCCTGTTGTCAGGCAAAGCCTCCATCACCTCCTGAGCTCTCAGATAAACGATGTTAGAAAACGTGTCAGTAAAAACCACCAGAACCAATAAAAATCCTCACAGTGCAGTGTCACAGGACACTGAGAGTCATGTGTAATAACGACAATGACTTCTTAAGCATGAGAAGATAAAGAAACACTTTATTAAAAAACTGAACCATATTTATAGAGTGGTTCACAAGTCTCAAACAGGACAGTAATTCATTGGAAAATAGGAGAAAACATCTCCTGTCATGTAAAACACGAAACTGTTTCTcagtcaacaccaggtgttaatctctgtttattaattccttCCCGTTTACCAGAAAgttatcatcctgggaaaggctgagaaacCACTGAGAAAAAGCCTCCCAgcctgagaaagagaaaaagaactcAGAACCTGAAAAAGGCCTGGCAAACCCTGCCTGGGCCTTCAGTGGTGTCCACATGGGACCAACACAAATCctcacagtgcagcagcacCATTTCTGATAAAGAGCTCATTAGTGTGgacagcctgggagcagctgtgccctgccttTAACCCCCACATGTTCCCCTCCCAGGAGTGCTGGACTCCCCACTGATCTCGCTGCTCTTCTGGATCCTGATCTGCTTCTCCATCATGGCCCTGTTCACCAAGCGCTACGGGGTGAGGCCGTTGCTGGTGGCCCTGATCCTGCGCTCCATCTACTACCTGGGCATCGGGCTGACCCTCAACATCCTGGGAGCTCTCAATGTGAGTGTTCCACCcgctgggggagcagggggctgTCCTGCgctccaaaccccattccctcccttttctggctgtccccagctgacCAACAAGATCGTGTTCGTGGTGAGCTTCGTGGGCAACCGAGGCACCTTCATCCGTGGCTACAAGGCCATGATCATGGACGTGGAGTTCCTGTACCACGTCGGCTACATCGTGACCAGTGTGCTGGGGCTCTTCGTGCACGAGCTCTTCTACAGCATCCTGGTAGGATGAAATGCAGCTCTTGGGGGCACAGGcggcctggctgctgcttcaggAGCTGTGACACCTTCCAGGGGCTGATTGATGGCGGAGAGAACAATTCCCTGTGCTCTAATCTTTGCATGGGCTCAGCTTTCTGCCTCCTGACAGTATCTATTGCTGTCTCTCTGCTGGTCCTGGGCTGTATCTCTCCTTCTAATCTGCTTTATGTGTGCTTTATCTGGGTCAGCTGGGAGGCAACGTGAGCTGgtgagggcagagccagggTACATGTGGCCTATTCTTGGCTCTCCTGCTGTGCATAAGTCACTCCATTCttctctgcttcccttcagTGAGCTGGGAAACTTAAAGGCTTTGTGAGAAAAGTTAGTCAAGGTCTGCTGAGCGATCCAAGATCTTGGGATAAAAGGAGATATAGATAGGCCAGGCATTATCAAGAGAAGCACCCTGCAGCATTTCTTTGCTCCTGGGTCCTTTCAGCTGTTTGACTTGATCTACCGTGAGGAGACCTTGTTTAATGTCATCAAAAGCGTGACGCGGAACGGGCGCTCCATCCTGctgacagccctgctggccctcATCCTCGTCTACCTCTTCTCCATCGTGGGCTTCCTCTTCCTGAAGGATGACTTCATCCTCGAGGTGGACCGGCTGCCGGACAGCAAAGCCAAAGGTTGGGCATCAAGGGGTGGTGGGGCGCTGGGGGACCCTCCACACACACCTCAGGGTGGGTTTTcccactgggagcactggtttTGGGGGCACAGAGAGGACAGCACGTAGCAGGGATTGGGGTTAGaaggggacacagagctgcaaaTGAAGGGTCAGCACTGCAGGGTCTCAACTCTGAGAAAAGGCTTCAGGACCTAGAAAAGTAGAATGTGAGGCAAGTTTTTCCCAAAGAAGGTTGGCATCTTCCTGGGAGCCCATGGTTTGCTGGGGAGAGGTGCTGCCAtcacagggctgggctctccTCCTTGCAGATGATCCCTTGGGGATGCAGAGGAACGTGGAGACCTTCGTGGAGTCGTGCAGCAGTGACAAaatcagctgctctgctgcacccaCTGCCTTGGAAGGTAAGAGAGCCCTGTGGAagtgccagctctgtgtggcAGTGTGGATTTGAGGAAAACCCCCAGCTTTTCCAAGGTAGAAACTAAATCTGCTTCCTGGGCAAGAGGCCTGTGAATTTTGCACTGACCCTGGCATAAAAAATATTGGGTGGATTCATTTAATCAGAAAGAAGGttggctgctggaggagctgttgGGACATCAcaacaggcagctgctgctgtgtcactgcagctggaagcccccagtgccaggctctgagcccttgctctgctcccctccccagaAGCTGACCCAGAGCAGTGGGAACGTGCCTGTGACACGCTGCTCATGTGCATTGTCACCGTCCTCAACCACGGCCTGCGCAACGGCGGCGGCGTGGGGGACATCCTGAGGAAACCCTCCAAGGATGTGAGTGGGGACAGCACCTGGCACCTCTTTCTTCTGCTaaaccctgctgctgtcactgctggccccctccagctccatccctcaccttctgctcctcccctggtgctggggtggctggagcagagctgtgccagacaCCCAGTTCTCCCTCTCATCCATTACAGGAGTCTCTGTTCCCTGCTCGAGTTGTCTACGacctcctcttcttcttcatTGTCATCATCATCGTCCTCAACCTCATCTTTGGGGTCATTATTGACACCTTTGCTGATTTGAGGAGTGAGAAACAGAAGAAGGAGGAGATCCTGAAGACCACCTGTTTTATTTGTGGTGAGCACTGGGAATACAGGAATTGCCCCAAAgctcttcctcccttcccagcttgggggaaggaaaagaatttcagctggattctggtttttatttattactgCAAAACTTGAATCTATTCAGCCAGGGGTCACTGCACTGGGAGGGGTTTAAACAAGGACACAGCTGGAGGGAAATTCTCAGTGTTGTTCCTCACCCTGCTAATGAGGTGTTAAACTAAAACCACATTGTGGGATTCTTGTCGCTGTGCATCTCACTGCCGAGACCTTCCCTTGGTTcgtgggggaaaaaagcagcataTCACTGGAGAAATATAATAGAGAAAATGCTCTGAAATCCTTTCAGTCAGCAgtaggcattaaaaaaaaaaaatagaaaacccCAGtaaatctttctgctttttcctttaaagacCCTCTGGGTTTATTTTACTGGGCAAAGGCAGATCCAGCAGGACatgggaagaaattgttccctgtgaggggggaagccagagcagctgtggctgcccctggatccctggaagtgcccaaggccaggctggacagggcttggagcaacctgggatgggggagtgtccctgcccatggcagggggtggaagatcccttccaacccaacccattccatgcttctctgattctgtgattttaaacaGAAGTCTCCTGAAGCCCCAGCTGTGTTGTTGCCCTCTGGTTTGGATGTTCAGGTGCTAAATGCCAAGTAATTATTGAAAGCACTTGAATGTCACATTCGGGAGGGGATGCACTGAGTTTCTATCCATGTGTTTGCTGCTCACtcacctcctcccctccccatccctgtcctcctccatccttccctgcctttcccagggctggaaaGGGACAAGTTTGACAACAAGACAGTGTCCTTTGAGGAGCACATCAAATATGAGCACAACATGTGGAACTACCTGTACTTCATCGTGCTGGTGAGGGTGAAGAACAAGACTGACTATACTGGCCCCGAGAGCTACGTGGCACAGATGATCAAGGTACAGGTGCCCTCGGGGCAGCTCCTTGGCCACCCCAAcctgcctgccccagggagATTGGGAACAAGGGGCTGGCAAGGAAAaacagctctgggaattccttttggaaaatattGCCTAATGGTGCAATGCCTAATTTCgttctttgctggtttttttccacGTGGTCTGTTTGAGGGTTTGTCCTGTGAGCTGGAGGGTGGAAGCAAGCAGGGAGTGGGGATTCAAGGGGGTTTTGAGgcaagggagggaaaggaaagcaaggaaagaaaaactgctaCACCTGAGCCCATGAACCAAACTAGAAATGGACCATGCATGGAAAAATTGGAGATTTTTGCAAACAGAATTTCTTTAATCCCTAAGCACAGGGAGGCTGCCTGTTAAAccccctcttccctcctcccctctgaCCCCTCACCCCAACTCCCCTTGTCCATTCTCACGTTCCCAGAACAAGAACCTGGACTGGTTCCCCCGGATGCGAGCCATGTCTCTGGTCAGCAATgaaggggaaggggagcagaACGAGATCCGCAATCTGCAGGACAAACTCAACACCACCATGAAGCTCGTGTCCCACCTCACCTCCCAGCTGAACGAGCTGAAGGAACAGGtatgggaaatgggaaatccCCTGCAGGAACCCTCTGTCCTTCCCAAAATAGCCACTgaggacagggagcaggaggcaggacaCACCAATACAAAGCAcaaggctcctgcagctcttttttggggggaatttgggacactggggacacgtGGGTTTGGGTAGTGCCTCATCAGCTCAGAGTTTGCTGGCAGAGGCTCAAAGCAGCTCAGTCAGACCCTTGGGAAGCACATCCAAGAGCAGGAGGGCCTGGAGTTGCCTGAGCGTGTCCTTGTTGGAATTGCAGATGACGGAGCAGCGGAAGCGCAGGCAGAGGATGGGGTTTGTGGATGTGCAGAACACCATGAACCACTGAGACAGCTCCAGCCACCGAGGGactgcccctgtgccagctgaggaggctgctcagctcctccccGGGCTCCGGGCACGGATTGTCACTGGCTGGGGACAATGGAGCACACGGAATGTGCAGCCCCTCCCTTAGAGCGCTTGTAAGCaatcccaggagcagggactggccccagccctccccacacCTGGGCCCAGGTGCTTTTCTAACACCCTCGTAGGAAGATAAACCACGCAGGACTTTCATTCCTCATTGCAATAACTCTTTATTTTGCAACTGTGGAGGGTTGTATCTTTATCTCcatgtgctccagcccctcggCTGTGGGGGAAGTAGCTGTAGGGCCGCACTATTTAACTTATTCCGAGTGCCACTTGTCCCTGTGGCCACCTGCCAAGCAGCCCTCGTtatctgctgtgcctgctccacGCTGACCCCTCTCCATTTACACAATTCTCATCATCCCGTGGTGCAGTAAAGAGCAGCTGAACTCAAGGAGgtggatttaatttaattaactCTCCAGATGAGGAGCTGAGCTTGTCCTAGTGGGAGCTAAAAGTCTTTTGCCTTCTGTGGACCAAGGATCTTTGGGCAGCAGTAGTAGGAGCCTGCAGGTTTACAGGAGTTCACTGTGAAGGGGTGTCCTGTGTTTTAGTTTCATCTCTGGTGtcatgttttacttttttttttttaatttttttttttttttttagttgttacCGTTGTTACTTAAGAACTGAAGTGTAAATTGCCTTAACTAAATTAAACACAGAATCATGTTATAATAAAAACTTAAACGTGGTAAAGAAAGTCCCTTTCCTGTGCCCTCTGGTGTGTGATGGGGCTGTGGAACAGAACCCAAAGCAGGGCTTggtgctccccagccccaggtgtTGCACATCCCCTGCCAAACTCTGCCATGaagagccaccagcagcaccagccttggttcctggagctctggaccagagcctgctgcagtttCAAACTCTTTCACTGCCTGCCAGGAAATCACTGCTGAAAGCCATAAAAAAGAGCAGCTGTTGGTGCTgtggagccctggcacagctctgctgcagacaCTCATCCTTCCcaagccagcccagctccaagcCCAAGAACAGACACTGCTGAAAGCAGTAAAGCTCtaaaaaggagtaaaaaagcCCATAACAGTGAAGTTGCAGAGCACTTGAAATGTGTTTATGGCCCCATCTAGCAGCATGTCACCCTCAGCTCTGCACTAACCCACACATCCCTCTGCTCAGGCTGGGGGGATCTGCTCAGAGCTGgttcctccagcagcagcagccctgcagcagctgattAAAACCTCAATTAAACTCGTGCAGTGCTCCACTGTCACCATGGCAAAGTCACCCTCCGTCCTCTCTGTCtcctctgaaggaaaataaatgtgatgATTAAAGttctccctccctgcactgccctggtccCTGGGCtaacacacaaacacaagcaCAGAGAGGTTTTTTCACATCCTCTCTGTTATCTTCACAAGAACATTTAAAGCTGCACCTCCTCcctctgggcagctccagcttgTTCCATTTTTTGAGATACAAAAGGCCAGGTCTGACACCACAAAGTTCCCTTCCCTCCATTGCTCCAGCATGGATGTGTTAAGCTCTGCCCCAGATTCTcgacaggaaaaaaaaaggaggcacTAAATATGAAGAATGTAGGGCTGAACAAAAATGCTGTTGCTAAGAGGAATAAGTGGTTTTATTCATCATGGCAACACACAGAGCTTCAGGGATATGTACAGTGGAGAAGCTGAGAGCTGGGCCCTCACTTTGAGTCCTCCTCGGGTTTCTTGGCAGAGAACTTTTCCCGCAGTCTTTTCCACGTCCCTTTTTTCATGTCTTCCATCTGTTTCAGAATGTCTGcaaaaggagaagggagaaagagaTGGGGCCAGAGGAAGAcaagcaggaaagcagagaaatgaaacCCTCTTAAAACAGCTCTGCCTTCCatctaattttctttcctgacttTTCATCTTAATGAATTTTCATTCCAGGCCCCAGGCGAGGCTGGTTTGTCTCTTATCACCAACAACTGATACCCAGTTCCCCATGTACTGCAATCAAAGTTAGGAACTGGAGCAGAACAAAACTGCtctggctcccagctctgcccttcatAAAGGATGTGCTGAGACATTTGTGTGGGGCTCCTTCCCAAGGCCTGACACACAAGGAATATGAAGGGAATTGGAAATGGTgaaagagcagctcagctcagtgtTGGGGTGATGTTCCTTCCACACAGATCCTGCTGAGACCCCTCTGTTGTTCCTGACACTGCAAAATCCAACTGATTCTTCAGCCCAATACACTGAGTTGCTCCTCATTGAATTATTCCTGAGCTTACTCCTCATCCAACACCTTCACAGGATTGCAGgcagcccctcagtgccctccagccccaggggctgaggAGGGATGCAAGggagccccccaaaaatcagaatGTCCTCTTTCCCCCACGCAGTACCTGTGGCCAGGATCACCCTGCAATCctccagtgtcaccccagtgaAGGTGGTGTCCTTCAGGCGTGGGTacttcccaggagagcaggaaaaggagggagagagacaAAGAAGTCACTTGCAGTGCATGGCAAAGGTCCAAGTGTCACCAGCTGGCAGAGCCTGAGTGTGCTTTCAGCTGGGATTCTGCTCCTCCACACCAAGAACCAGGagtggagctgccctgggtgagcacaggcactgctgcatcCACCCCTGAGCTGTCCCTCAGGCATTCCCAGAAATGCTGCCATTCCCAGGAATGCTCAGGGTGGTGGCTCCCCCAAAGAGAGGGGCAGTGGCCAGTGGCACAGCTCTCACCTTGTTCTTGTAGTAGTTGGTGTGGATCCTGACTAAGCTCTCGTACATTTGGTCACAGGCCTCGGGGTCAGAGATCTGCAGGGGACACAAGTGGCACACAAGTGTCATTTTACACTCCACAGCAAAAACTCTGCTTGTTCCAAGGACAATGGCCATGAAGGAACAGCTCAGAATTCCCAGTGCACTGCTGGATAATGTCCATCTGCAGTCCTGCTCCAGGACCCCATCTCCATCTACCATATCCCTGCAGCTTGGCCTGCAGGAACAATAACACTTGGGATTTCCAGGATGGATCTGAAACTCTGCACCAACGAGATCTGACAGTGAATACACAGCTACAGAAAACatcactggctgctgctgggaaatcTGTGGCCCCTCCTGCTGTGAGGCCACTTCTGTCACCTGCCTCATTGGAGGGAATCACACAGGACAAGGTGCCAGGCTGGACCTTAGAAACTCCCTGCAGGGGGCTAAAAATAGCCTGTAATTGATGAGGGAAATCAGCACAAATGACAGGGAACAGCTTGAAGGGTAACTGGATTTCTATTTCAGTTGGAAGATCCGGCTCATCCCCAACCTGTGCCAGGTgtctctgctggcacagcccctgctcagctgcttttccagcctacAATGgttttcctgatttattttttgtggtACAGTGAGCTCAGCTCACCCCAGAACTCAATGTGGCTGCTCCATGAGTGGTTAAAACAGGTCAAGAGTAAAAATAACACCAACAGAAAGGTGTCAGGATGAAGTAGGAAGAGTATGGCAAAGCTCCCTTTgttcagcagggctgcaggacagaggacacagggacagcctcCTGCAGGTGATCCCCACCTGTGCTCAACACCCCCTGCCAAGGCTCCAGCAGATCCAGCCATTAAAAGGGTGGCACAAACAGCATCCCTCCCCTGGAAATCCAGCACAATCTCATTCCATCAGATGGCTGAAGAGGCCTTGTGGCTCTGACTCCCCTCTCAgaagctcctcctgcctcctgccagcacattcagcctctctgcacagaaactgccactgctgctgcaggcatcAATTCAGATTTCCAGGATCAGTGGCAGCTTTGGGATCTTGGAGCCAACTGGTGCAAGACATTAAGCTGTCCTGAGCATAtggaaaagcaataaaaccCTTCCCAAAATGCCTGCTGCAGACTATTCTGGTCACCAGTACAGGATTAGGAGCCTGTAATGGTCCCTTGAGGTCGAAAACACATCTCTGGAACAATGTTTTTATGCTAAGAAAGGGCACATTTGCATTCTGCAGCAACACCTCCACGCCTGGGAAGGTCTGCAGCCAAGTCAGGCATCAGATTCTCTAATTTATTTCAGCAGCAAAGCCTAAACTCCAACAGAATTACAGCTGGAGGCGGAATTCAATTGTACAACTGCTGCATTCCATCAGTgtcaggcagtgctgcagcatcccagcatcccatccTGGAGGTGAGGAGATCACAGGAATTACCTGGATTCCAccacagctggaattcccaaaccTCCATACCCCactcccacagccacagcaatgGGGGTCTCCAAAATACATGGTGTAAAAGGTGCAAGAGCTGGGTATAAACCAGGATAAAACAGCTGTCCTGGGTACAAACCATTTGTCCAGGGCATCAACCAGGTGTTCTGGGTATAAAACCCAGTGTCCTGGGCATGAACCATTTATCCTGGGTACAAACCCGGTCTCCTGGGTACCAATTATTTGTCCCAGGCACAATCCAGGTGTCCCAGGCACCACCAGCAGTTTGTCCCCTGGAAACTCAAGCCCCTGGTCTGTATTCCAAAGGCTTCCCAGGATGTGTGTTCCAGAGTTACCGAGCACTCACACTCCTcgggaggagctgggggctgcaggactCCATCACCCCTGGGgttcctgctccctcccagctcaggatgtcCTAAAATTCCATGAATCCCCAGGGAGCTCTGAGGCAGAGCCGTGTGTgagccccaaacccctccaACCCTGACCCCTCAGACCCCCCTCAGATTCCCCTCAGAGCCACCTCGGAGTCCACTCAGATTCACCTCAGGGTCACCTCAAATTCCTCTCAGAAGCCCCTCACAGACCCCTCATAGCCCCCTCAGAGTCTCCCAGAGCCACCTCAGAGTTCTCTCAGCGCCCTCTCAGATTCCCCTCAGAGTCACCTCAAAATTCCCTCAGAGCCCCCTCAGGGTTACCTCAGAGTCCCCCAGAGCCACCTCAGAATTCCCTCAGCGTCCTCTCAGCTTCCCCTCAGATCCCCCTCAGCTTCCCCTCAGAACTCCCGCAGAGCCACCTCAGAGTCCCTCAGAGTCCCTCAGAGCCACCGccggccgccccccgcgccctcCCAGGCCAGCGCCGCCGGGGTGCCGCCCTCCCGTCCCTCACCGGCGTGTTTTCGCCCTCGCGGAAGGcctgtgccaccctctgccGCAGCACCGAGCCCAGGTCCCGCTGCCATTTGCTGTTCTCCACCGGCCACTCCTCGCAGAGCCGCAGGAAGCGGCGGTAGCGGCTGGCGGCCATGGCGCCGGGTCACGTGCGCCGCTCACGtggcgccgccgccgccgggtCACGTGGGGCGCGGCAGGGCGGGAGCGCCTGAGGGGAGAGAGCGCTGTGAGGGGCGGCGGGTCCTAAACTGCGCCCGATCCCTGCCATGATGGAATCCCTGAGGGGAGAGAGCGCTGTGAGGGGCGGCGGGTTCTGAACTGCGCCCGATCCCTGCCATGATGTGAATCCCTGAGGGGAGAGAGCGCTGTGAGGGGCGGCGGGTTCTAAACTGCGCCCGATCCCTGCCATGATGGAATCCCTGAGGGGAGAGAGCGCTGTGAGGG
The sequence above is a segment of the Oenanthe melanoleuca isolate GR-GAL-2019-014 chromosome 26, OMel1.0, whole genome shotgun sequence genome. Coding sequences within it:
- the LOC130263662 gene encoding ubiquinol-cytochrome-c reductase complex assembly factor 2 yields the protein MAASRYRRFLRLCEEWPVENSKWQRDLGSVLRQRVAQAFREGENTPISDPEACDQMYESLVRIHTNYYKNKYPRLKDTTFTGVTLEDCRVILATDILKQMEDMKKGTWKRLREKFSAKKPEEDSK